The region CCCACACTGCCCGCGCCCACCCGCACCCTACTGGTAAAAGTGCGGCGCAGGCAGTACACTGAAAAAGTTGCTGTGCGGTCCAGGCCAGAGCACACTCCGGCCCAGGAACGACGCAGAACTTAGCGTCAGCACCCCGTCCGGGCCACACACGGCACCAGACCGGGGGAGCTAAGGAGGCACCACATGAAGAAAGTCGCAGGGCTTGTCAAACTGCAGCTCCCGGCGGGCAAGGCCACCCCGGCCCCCCCCGTGGGTCCCGCGCTTGGTCAGTACGGCGCGAACATCATGGAGTTCACGAAGGCGTTCAACGCGCAGACGGCCGACAAGGGTGACGCGATCATCCCCGTCGAGATCACCATCTACGCCGACCGCTCCTTCACCTTCATCACCAAGACCCCTCCCATGAGCTACCTGATCCGCAAGGCCGCAGGTCTGGCCAAGGGCAGCGCGACCCCCAACAAGGCCAAGGTCGGCAAGCTGAACTGGGATCAGGTTCTGGAAATCGCCAAGACGAAGATGCCCGACCTGAACGCCGGCAGCATCGAAGCCGCCGCGAACACCGTCGCCGGCACCGCCCGCTCCATGGGCGTGACCATCGAGGGGGCCCCCAATGCCTAAGCACGGCAAGCGTTACCAGGCGCTGACCGCCAAGGTCGACCGCAGCAAGCAGTACACCATTGACGAGGCCGCCGCGCTGGTCAAGGACATCGCCAGCGCGAAGTTCGACGAGACCGTCGAAGTGCACTTCCGTCTGGGCATCGACCCCCGCAAGAGCGACCAGAACGTGCGTGGCACCGTCGCCCTGCCCCACGGCACCGGCCGCACCGTGCGCGTCGCCGTGATCACCAAGGGTGACAACGTGCAGGCCGCCGAGGCCGCTGGCGCCGACGTAGTCGGCAGCGACGAACTGATCGAGCGCATCGCCGGTGGGTTCATGGACTTCGACGCCGTCGTCGCCACCCCCGACATGATGGCCCAGGTCGGCCAGAAGCTCGCGCGTCTGCTCGGGCCCCGCGGCCTGCTCCCCAACCCCAAGAGCGGCACCGTCGGCCCCGACGTGACCGGTATGGTCAAGGGCCTCAAGGCCGGCCGCATCGAGTTCCGTAACGACAAGACCGGCGTCGTGCACGCCCCCATCGGCAAGGCCAGCTTCGAACCCGGCAACCTCAGCGCCAACTACAGCGCGCTGATCAGTGCCCTCGAAGCCGCCAAGCCCGGCAGCGCCAAGGGCGTGTTCCTGCGCAGCGCGTACCTGACCACCACCATGGGCCCCAGCATCCAGCTGACCCTCAGCGGCGGCAGCAACGCCTGATCAGGACCGTTGATGGTGAACAGTTGATGGTTGATCGAAAAAACCATTGACCATCAACCTTCACCCATTGACTTACTTCGGCACCCCGGTGCACCTCGCACCTTTCCAATCCGTTTCTTCTCAGGCACCAAAGACAGCGGGGACCCTTGCCAGGTTTAAACAGCCCGCCGAGTTGCCAGGGCGCGACCGTGCACCTGGACCTCGTTCCCACCAAGGAGGTACTGCGTGGCGAACGAAAAGAACCAGCAGACCCTCAGCAGCCTGAAAGGCAGCCTCTCGGGCGTCGAGACGTTCTACGTCGTCGACTACCAGGGCCTGACCGCCGGCCAGCTGGGTAAACTGCGCAAAGACATCCGCGAGAAGGGCGGGCAGCTCATCGTTGCCAAGAACACCCTGATCAACTTGGCCCTCCAGGACAGCGGCCGCGACTTCGCGGACGCCCTGAAAGGCCCCAGCGCCATCGTCGTGGCTCAGGACGACCCCGCCGGAGTGGCCAAGGCCCTCAGCGACGCCGCCAAGGGCAACGACAAGGGCATCCCCGCCGTGAAGGCCGGCTTCGTCGAAGGCAACCGCGTGGACGTGAAAGTTGTGGAACGTCTCGCCAGCCTCGGCAGCAAGCAGAGCCTGCAGGGCGAACTGGTCGGCGTGCTCAGCGCCCACCTCAGCAACTTCGTGGGCATCCTCGAAGCGTACAAAGAAAAACTCGAAGGCCAGGCCTAAACCCGGCCCTGCGCCCGGGCTGAGCCCAGGCGCGCACCACCCACTTCAATTCCGGAGGAATACAACATGGCTTACG is a window of Deinococcus grandis DNA encoding:
- the rplK gene encoding 50S ribosomal protein L11; protein product: MKKVAGLVKLQLPAGKATPAPPVGPALGQYGANIMEFTKAFNAQTADKGDAIIPVEITIYADRSFTFITKTPPMSYLIRKAAGLAKGSATPNKAKVGKLNWDQVLEIAKTKMPDLNAGSIEAAANTVAGTARSMGVTIEGAPNA
- the rplJ gene encoding 50S ribosomal protein L10; this encodes MANEKNQQTLSSLKGSLSGVETFYVVDYQGLTAGQLGKLRKDIREKGGQLIVAKNTLINLALQDSGRDFADALKGPSAIVVAQDDPAGVAKALSDAAKGNDKGIPAVKAGFVEGNRVDVKVVERLASLGSKQSLQGELVGVLSAHLSNFVGILEAYKEKLEGQA
- the rplA gene encoding 50S ribosomal protein L1, yielding MPKHGKRYQALTAKVDRSKQYTIDEAAALVKDIASAKFDETVEVHFRLGIDPRKSDQNVRGTVALPHGTGRTVRVAVITKGDNVQAAEAAGADVVGSDELIERIAGGFMDFDAVVATPDMMAQVGQKLARLLGPRGLLPNPKSGTVGPDVTGMVKGLKAGRIEFRNDKTGVVHAPIGKASFEPGNLSANYSALISALEAAKPGSAKGVFLRSAYLTTTMGPSIQLTLSGGSNA